Proteins encoded by one window of Ruminococcaceae bacterium R-25:
- a CDS encoding ABC-2 type transport system ATP-binding protein: protein MSEIKIDKLNKSIKGAVILNDISMTMTSGKIYGFKGKNGSGKTMLMRAICGLIIADSGTVSIDGRILHRDIQFPKSIGVLIENPSFLPQYTGTKNLKLLASLSSNISDEDIKKALQRVGLDPEDKRTFRKYSLGMKQKLGIANAIMGEPDIIILDEPINALDEESAHNIKKVLLEIRDRDKLIIIACHDKEELEFLSDIIYEIKDGCLIDRKELTDENVTVLET, encoded by the coding sequence ATGAGTGAGATAAAAATCGACAAGCTAAACAAGTCCATTAAAGGTGCTGTGATTCTTAATGATATTTCCATGACTATGACATCAGGAAAGATATATGGTTTTAAAGGAAAAAACGGTTCAGGTAAGACCATGCTTATGAGAGCTATATGCGGGCTAATTATTGCAGATTCCGGAACGGTATCAATAGATGGGAGAATACTTCATAGAGATATTCAATTTCCGAAAAGCATTGGTGTCCTTATTGAGAATCCGTCTTTCCTTCCGCAATATACGGGCACAAAGAATCTGAAACTTCTTGCCAGTTTATCAAGTAATATTTCTGATGAGGATATCAAGAAAGCGTTGCAAAGAGTAGGATTGGATCCCGAAGATAAGAGAACATTCCGTAAATACTCTCTGGGAATGAAACAAAAGCTAGGAATTGCTAATGCAATAATGGGTGAGCCTGATATCATCATTCTAGATGAGCCTATTAATGCCCTTGATGAGGAAAGTGCTCATAATATAAAAAAGGTCCTCCTTGAGATAAGAGACAGGGATAAGTTAATTATAATCGCATGTCATGACAAAGAAGAACTCGAGTTTTTAAGCGACATCATATACGAGATTAAAGACGGATGCTTAATCGACAGGAAGGAATTAACTGATGAAAACGTTACTGTTCTTGAGACGTGA
- a CDS encoding helix-turn-helix protein, which produces MSGLRIRQFREKNKYSQKDLANILGVSVRTIVRWEQNSSKPCAEELEKVIKLIGVTEEELLNDKDDIDLSSDEPKQDVLGRISDSVDNLVTGQEIINESLTINRDEYSKKQSELIKELRLQNKELIEKINNNEKNYAVQKEILRQRKIRNVILIVLSLILIAIIAFIFWITFNFGPNADGIYADQPMVVKTD; this is translated from the coding sequence TTGTCCGGATTGAGAATCAGACAGTTTAGAGAGAAGAATAAGTATTCTCAAAAGGATTTAGCTAACATCCTTGGTGTAAGTGTGCGTACTATAGTGAGGTGGGAACAGAATAGTTCGAAGCCGTGTGCGGAAGAACTTGAGAAGGTTATTAAGCTTATAGGTGTTACTGAGGAAGAGTTGCTTAATGACAAAGATGATATCGATTTATCATCTGATGAACCGAAACAAGATGTTCTTGGTAGAATATCCGATAGTGTGGATAATCTCGTTACTGGACAAGAAATAATAAATGAATCACTAACAATAAATCGTGATGAATACAGTAAGAAACAAAGTGAATTGATTAAAGAGCTGCGTCTGCAAAATAAGGAATTAATCGAGAAAATCAATAACAATGAGAAGAATTATGCGGTTCAAAAAGAAATATTGAGGCAAAGGAAAATTCGTAATGTAATCCTGATTGTTTTGTCTTTGATTTTAATTGCCATAATAGCTTTCATCTTTTGGATAACTTTTAATTTTGGGCCCAATGCTGACGGAATATATGCAGATCAGCCAATGGTTGTAAAAACTGATTAA
- a CDS encoding relaxase/mobilization nuclease-like protein: MAVTNMWAVKGSVSSVVKYIENPEKTTPRDMQQVMSYITDADKTEQMMYVTGINCEPEIAAKQFIQTKQLWGKEGGRVAYHGYQSFREGEVDADTAHKIGVELAQELWGDRFEVVVATHLNTGHYHNHFCLNSVSFRDGYKYHDTKEDIRRMRDVSDAICRAHGLSIESAKKSDQIKRKNYREWKDLRDGNPTLRGKVMKDIDDTIKSSRTVKEFASKMKDMGYKFILVTETGKELKHPKLMLPNSDICVRLDSLGPGYGLDDFYKRVIENTVIAADPFRELEEQPSMEKINRYTRRLEKAGFRVIITYHCLQLRSCKYKRKYREYSPQLIKDIRKLERFCELQSFCRKYMLDTPEQVEAFKEALRKRISDIAKARDEDRKQQRYWDRKGVPAYANLYRLVAQEKTKVLRELYKEVHMCEELIQTDPMIRVQSINLVQQRIREEEKHRQRKEFTKFRFNPHVR; the protein is encoded by the coding sequence ATGGCTGTAACGAATATGTGGGCAGTAAAAGGCAGTGTATCCTCAGTCGTTAAGTATATCGAGAACCCGGAGAAGACAACCCCGAGAGATATGCAGCAGGTAATGTCATATATCACGGATGCTGACAAGACTGAGCAGATGATGTATGTGACAGGGATCAACTGTGAACCTGAGATCGCAGCAAAACAGTTTATTCAGACAAAGCAGCTCTGGGGAAAGGAGGGCGGCCGGGTAGCATATCATGGTTATCAGTCTTTCCGCGAGGGTGAAGTTGATGCAGATACCGCCCATAAGATCGGAGTAGAACTTGCACAAGAATTGTGGGGTGACAGGTTTGAGGTTGTAGTAGCGACACACCTTAACACAGGGCACTACCATAATCACTTCTGTTTGAACTCTGTATCGTTCCGGGACGGTTATAAGTATCACGACACTAAAGAAGACATCCGGCGCATGAGAGACGTTTCTGACGCGATCTGCAGGGCACATGGATTATCGATCGAGAGTGCCAAAAAGAGCGATCAGATCAAGCGCAAGAATTATCGTGAATGGAAAGACCTCAGGGACGGTAATCCGACACTCAGAGGAAAGGTCATGAAGGACATAGACGATACCATTAAGAGCAGCCGTACCGTGAAAGAGTTTGCTTCCAAAATGAAGGATATGGGTTATAAGTTTATCCTTGTGACCGAGACAGGCAAAGAACTTAAGCATCCGAAGCTCATGCTCCCTAATTCCGACATATGCGTCAGGTTAGATTCTTTGGGCCCGGGTTACGGACTGGATGACTTTTACAAGAGGGTTATCGAGAATACCGTTATCGCTGCCGATCCGTTCAGAGAACTGGAAGAACAGCCTTCGATGGAGAAGATTAACAGATATACCAGAAGGCTTGAGAAAGCAGGATTCCGCGTGATCATCACTTATCACTGTTTACAGCTCAGATCATGCAAGTATAAGCGTAAGTACCGTGAATACTCTCCTCAGTTGATAAAGGATATCCGAAAGCTGGAACGATTCTGCGAGCTTCAGTCATTTTGCAGGAAGTATATGCTTGACACTCCGGAACAGGTCGAGGCCTTTAAGGAAGCGCTACGGAAAAGGATATCTGATATTGCTAAGGCTAGAGATGAAGACCGTAAACAACAGCGTTATTGGGACAGAAAGGGTGTGCCGGCATATGCCAATCTTTATAGGCTGGTCGCTCAGGAGAAGACAAAGGTTCTGCGGGAACTGTATAAGGAAGTTCATATGTGTGAAGAATTGATACAGACAGATCCTATGATTCGAGTACAATCGATCAACCTTGTACAACAGCGTATCAGAGAGGAAGAGAAACATCGACAGAGAAAAGAGTTTACAAAGTTTAGATTCAATCCACATGTGCGTTAA
- a CDS encoding mobilization protein MobC (manually curated), translated as MSRRNKAVVIRFTEDEWRSLNDKVKKAKMPREKFCRVVLLGAQINAPPDADYVSLIFEVRRVGSNLNQLVRKLNVLGIVHGLELERNQNEIHEVCDMLCDTFRKVVK; from the coding sequence ATGAGCAGAAGAAACAAAGCCGTCGTCATCCGCTTCACCGAAGATGAATGGCGGTCACTAAATGACAAGGTGAAGAAGGCAAAAATGCCAAGAGAGAAGTTCTGCAGGGTGGTTCTTCTTGGTGCCCAGATCAACGCTCCCCCGGATGCGGATTATGTGTCACTGATCTTCGAGGTCAGACGTGTCGGCAGTAATCTCAACCAGCTTGTTCGCAAGCTGAATGTTTTGGGAATAGTACACGGACTTGAGCTTGAAAGAAACCAAAACGAGATCCATGAGGTATGTGACATGTTGTGCGATACCTTCAGGAAGGTGGTGAAGTGA
- a CDS encoding site-specific recombinase XerD: MSVHIDKRTGKWFSMVYYDDIYGNRKQKCKRGFKTRRQALDWESEFLKSDSGESDMRYETFVENYMNAISPHLKEDSIITKKNIFRCHILPYFGKRKLNEIEPIDVANWQREIMRKEGANGKPLSSVFLKTIHNQLSASFNFAVRFYHLPKNPAAIAGNMGKEGGREMLFWTKDEYTRFSQAIMDKPMSYYAFEMLYWTGMREGELLALTPDDFDLEAKTVKISKTYQKINGKELITTPKTANSNRTVTMPDFLCEEMKEYLQFIDGIKGNERIFPVSKYFLLHEMKRGCAVAGVKRIRIHDIRHSHVSLLIDMGFTPVAIAARVGHKSIDITFRYAHLFPSVQGELANKLNSVKEY, encoded by the coding sequence ATGTCAGTACACATAGACAAGCGTACTGGAAAATGGTTCTCAATGGTTTATTACGACGATATTTATGGTAACCGCAAACAGAAGTGTAAGAGAGGTTTTAAGACCAGGAGACAAGCACTTGATTGGGAATCTGAATTTCTTAAGTCGGACAGCGGGGAATCAGATATGCGCTATGAAACATTCGTAGAAAACTATATGAATGCTATCAGTCCTCACTTGAAGGAAGATAGCATCATAACGAAAAAGAATATTTTCAGGTGTCACATATTACCGTACTTCGGGAAGCGAAAACTTAATGAGATCGAGCCGATTGATGTAGCTAACTGGCAAAGGGAGATTATGAGAAAGGAGGGAGCTAACGGCAAGCCGTTATCTTCAGTGTTTCTCAAGACGATTCACAATCAGCTTTCAGCATCGTTTAACTTCGCAGTGAGGTTTTATCACCTTCCCAAGAATCCGGCAGCAATCGCAGGAAACATGGGAAAAGAAGGTGGTAGGGAAATGCTTTTTTGGACGAAAGATGAGTATACGAGATTCTCGCAAGCAATCATGGATAAACCAATGTCCTATTACGCGTTTGAGATGCTTTACTGGACAGGGATGCGTGAAGGGGAACTCCTGGCGCTCACACCTGACGATTTCGACTTAGAAGCCAAGACTGTGAAGATATCAAAAACGTATCAGAAGATCAATGGCAAGGAGCTTATTACAACACCTAAGACGGCCAACAGCAACCGCACGGTAACGATGCCGGACTTTCTTTGCGAAGAGATGAAGGAGTATCTGCAATTTATTGACGGTATAAAGGGTAATGAGAGGATTTTCCCGGTATCAAAGTATTTTCTTCTCCATGAGATGAAAAGAGGATGTGCAGTTGCAGGTGTAAAGCGGATTCGTATACACGATATAAGACACAGTCATGTAAGTCTTCTTATCGATATGGGATTCACGCCGGTAGCGATTGCAGCAAGAGTCGGACATAAGAGCATTGATATAACCTTCCGATATGCGCACCTTTTCCCGTCAGTCCAAGGAGAACTTGCTAACAAACTTAATAGTGTAAAGGAGTACTGA
- a CDS encoding GMP synthase (glutamine-hydrolysing), producing the protein MAKEMILVLDFGGQYNQLIARRVRELSVYSEVRPYTMSIDEIKELNPSGIILTGGPSTVYEDDAPKCSPELFKLGIPVLGICYGAQLMNYLLGGEVKSAPVREYGHTDVSVDTNAKLFKDVLPKTVCWMSHTVYIAKPAPGFKITAHTEVCPVAAAENVEDNLYCVQFHPEVVHTVEGTTMLANFVKDVCKCKCDWKMDSFVETSIKEIREKVGTGKVLCALSGGVDSSVAAVLLSKAVGKQLTCVFVDHGLLRKNEGDEVEAVFGPEGPYDLNFIRVNAQERFYSKLAGVSDPETKRKIIGEEFIRVFEEEAKKVGAVDFLVQGTIYPDVIESGLGKSAVIKSHHNVGGLPDCVDFKEIIEPLRLLFKDEVRKAGLELGIPENLVFRQPFPGPGLAIRIIGEVTAEKVKLVQDADAIFRREMQLAGFDKYANQYFVALTNMRSVGCMGDERTYDYACLLRAVTTTDFMTAEAAELPWSLINKVTNRIVNEVKGISRVFYDCTGKPPSTIELE; encoded by the coding sequence ATGGCCAAGGAAATGATCCTCGTCCTCGATTTCGGAGGACAGTATAACCAGTTGATCGCAAGAAGAGTCAGAGAGCTCTCGGTCTACAGCGAAGTAAGACCTTACACGATGAGCATCGATGAGATAAAGGAACTGAATCCTTCCGGAATCATCCTCACAGGCGGTCCTTCCACAGTTTACGAAGACGATGCTCCGAAGTGCTCTCCTGAGCTCTTTAAGCTCGGCATCCCTGTACTCGGTATCTGCTACGGCGCACAGCTCATGAACTACCTCCTGGGCGGCGAAGTTAAATCCGCTCCCGTCAGAGAATACGGACACACAGACGTTAGTGTTGATACAAACGCAAAGCTCTTCAAAGACGTTCTGCCTAAGACAGTCTGCTGGATGAGCCACACGGTATATATCGCAAAACCTGCTCCCGGATTTAAGATCACAGCTCACACAGAGGTTTGCCCTGTTGCAGCTGCTGAGAACGTCGAAGATAATCTCTACTGCGTTCAGTTCCACCCGGAAGTTGTTCATACAGTCGAAGGCACAACAATGCTCGCAAACTTCGTTAAGGACGTCTGCAAGTGCAAGTGCGACTGGAAGATGGATTCATTCGTTGAGACATCCATTAAGGAGATCCGCGAAAAGGTCGGCACAGGCAAAGTCCTCTGCGCTCTTTCAGGCGGCGTAGATTCATCCGTTGCAGCAGTTCTCCTCTCAAAGGCAGTAGGCAAGCAGCTCACATGCGTATTCGTCGACCACGGACTTCTCCGTAAGAACGAAGGCGACGAAGTAGAAGCAGTTTTCGGACCTGAAGGTCCTTACGATCTTAACTTCATCAGAGTCAACGCTCAGGAGCGTTTCTATTCAAAGCTCGCAGGCGTTTCCGATCCTGAGACAAAGAGAAAGATCATCGGCGAGGAATTCATCAGAGTATTCGAAGAAGAAGCAAAGAAGGTCGGCGCTGTCGACTTCCTCGTACAGGGCACGATCTATCCTGACGTAATCGAATCCGGCCTCGGCAAGAGCGCCGTTATCAAGTCACACCACAACGTAGGCGGACTTCCTGACTGCGTTGATTTCAAAGAGATCATCGAACCTTTAAGACTCCTTTTCAAGGACGAAGTTAGAAAAGCAGGCTTGGAGCTCGGCATCCCTGAAAACTTAGTATTCCGTCAGCCTTTCCCTGGTCCGGGACTTGCAATCAGAATTATCGGCGAGGTTACTGCAGAGAAGGTAAAGCTTGTTCAGGATGCAGACGCCATCTTCAGAAGAGAGATGCAGCTTGCAGGCTTCGACAAGTACGCTAACCAGTACTTCGTAGCGCTCACAAATATGCGTTCCGTAGGCTGCATGGGCGACGAGAGAACATACGATTATGCATGCCTCCTCCGCGCAGTTACGACCACAGACTTCATGACAGCTGAAGCAGCAGAGCTTCCCTGGTCACTTATCAACAAGGTAACGAACAGGATCGTAAACGAAGTTAAGGGCATCAGCCGCGTCTTCTACGACTGCACAGGCAAACCGCCGTCAACGATCGAGCTTGAATAG
- a CDS encoding adenylosuccinate synthetase, giving the protein MVTAIVGANWGDEGKGKITDLLASESDIVIRFQGGANAGHTIINDHGRFALHLMPSGVCHENIVNIIGNGVALDIRKFINEYNSIKEQGLNPQLLVSDRVQVVMPYHVDFDKFEEERLGGKAFGSTKSGIAPFFSDKYAKIGFQVSELFDEETLKEKINRVLEIKNALLVNLYHKDPINADELLAEMLEQGRLIKPFVTNTQAYLYEAIKNGKKILLEGQLGTMKDPDMGIYPMVTSSSTLAGYGCVGAGIPPYEIKKIVVVTKAYSSAVGGGAFVSEILDEAVAKELRDRGGDKGEYGATTGRPRRVGWFDCVATRYGVRLQGGTDVALTNLDVLGYLDKIPVCTGYEIDGVVTKDFPNPTLLDRCKPVIEYLPSWKGKGEIRGLTEYDKLPKEAQDYVEFIEKEIGVHISIVSTGPVREEIIRR; this is encoded by the coding sequence ATGGTAACGGCAATCGTTGGCGCTAACTGGGGCGACGAAGGAAAGGGCAAGATCACAGACCTTCTCGCAAGTGAATCTGACATCGTAATCAGATTTCAGGGCGGAGCAAATGCAGGACACACCATTATCAATGACCACGGAAGATTCGCTCTTCACCTCATGCCTTCAGGTGTTTGCCATGAAAACATCGTAAACATCATCGGCAACGGTGTTGCTTTGGATATCAGAAAATTCATCAACGAATATAATTCGATCAAAGAGCAGGGCTTGAATCCCCAGCTCCTCGTATCTGACAGAGTTCAGGTCGTTATGCCTTACCACGTTGATTTCGATAAGTTCGAAGAGGAAAGACTCGGCGGCAAGGCTTTCGGTTCCACAAAGTCAGGTATCGCACCTTTCTTCTCTGATAAATATGCAAAGATCGGTTTCCAGGTTTCCGAGCTTTTCGACGAAGAGACATTGAAGGAAAAGATCAACAGAGTTCTTGAGATCAAGAACGCACTTCTCGTAAATCTCTATCACAAAGATCCCATCAATGCTGATGAGCTTTTAGCTGAGATGCTCGAGCAGGGAAGACTTATCAAGCCTTTCGTTACAAATACTCAGGCTTATCTCTATGAAGCAATCAAGAACGGCAAGAAGATCCTTTTGGAAGGCCAGCTCGGAACAATGAAGGATCCTGACATGGGTATCTATCCGATGGTTACATCTTCTTCCACACTGGCAGGCTACGGCTGCGTAGGCGCAGGCATCCCGCCTTATGAGATCAAGAAGATCGTTGTTGTTACAAAGGCTTATTCTTCAGCAGTCGGCGGCGGCGCATTCGTTTCCGAGATCCTTGATGAAGCAGTTGCCAAGGAATTAAGAGACCGCGGCGGCGACAAGGGTGAGTACGGCGCTACAACAGGACGTCCGAGAAGAGTCGGCTGGTTTGACTGCGTAGCTACACGTTACGGCGTAAGACTCCAGGGCGGTACAGATGTTGCCCTCACAAACCTCGACGTACTCGGTTACCTGGATAAGATCCCGGTTTGCACAGGATATGAGATCGACGGTGTTGTTACAAAGGATTTCCCTAATCCCACACTTCTCGACAGATGCAAGCCTGTTATCGAATACCTGCCTTCATGGAAGGGCAAGGGCGAGATCAGAGGACTTACCGAATACGATAAGCTCCCTAAGGAAGCCCAGGATTATGTCGAATTCATCGAAAAGGAGATCGGCGTCCACATCTCGATCGTATCGACAGGACCCGTCAGAGAAGAGATCATCCGCAGGTAA
- a CDS encoding LPXTG-site transpeptidase (sortase) family protein, translated as MYQQFILNFLEKSGRIMKRIDRNKEIIKTKTNNKKKTTVLIIACVILLVVGLVFLMIEPIKRYNRQKIASEALAAVSEKIDSIETSETVDSTEEVKITYTVPATGNEVPGEEEGYDIGGEESEEAGVLEESPDTSAYVTLNSIGILKINAIGVNYSVWDEATKVSLRYGLGHYPASVMPGEAGNATILGHNYKNGTMFHNLGKLKKGDKVVFKSKNGKEITFVVEESKIISADDLNKYIGADVSSDPQLTLVTCTYEYGRKGWRRVVICKKQ; from the coding sequence ATGTATCAGCAATTTATATTAAATTTCTTAGAAAAATCGGGCAGGATAATGAAACGCATAGACCGGAATAAAGAAATAATAAAAACGAAAACAAATAATAAGAAGAAGACCACGGTTCTCATAATTGCCTGTGTAATTCTTCTTGTTGTTGGTCTGGTCTTTCTCATGATCGAACCGATCAAGCGTTATAACAGGCAGAAGATAGCGAGCGAAGCTCTTGCGGCGGTATCCGAGAAGATCGATTCCATTGAAACATCTGAAACTGTTGATTCCACTGAAGAGGTCAAGATCACCTATACTGTGCCTGCTACAGGTAATGAAGTGCCTGGTGAAGAAGAAGGCTACGATATCGGCGGTGAAGAGTCCGAAGAAGCCGGGGTTTTGGAAGAAAGTCCCGATACTAGCGCATATGTCACATTAAATTCCATAGGTATCCTTAAGATAAATGCTATCGGCGTAAACTATTCTGTCTGGGACGAGGCCACAAAGGTGTCCTTAAGATACGGTCTCGGCCATTATCCGGCCTCTGTCATGCCGGGAGAAGCCGGAAATGCGACAATACTGGGACATAACTACAAGAACGGCACCATGTTCCATAATCTGGGCAAGCTCAAAAAGGGCGACAAGGTGGTCTTTAAGTCCAAAAACGGCAAGGAAATAACCTTCGTTGTCGAAGAATCCAAGATAATAAGCGCGGACGACCTGAATAAATATATCGGAGCAGATGTTTCCTCTGATCCCCAGCTTACGCTTGTAACATGCACTTACGAATACGGTAGAAAAGGCTGGAGAAGGGTAGTTATCTGCAAGAAGCAGTAA
- a CDS encoding chromosomal replication initiator protein DnaA: MESSVWNKALSLLKYDPNIDSVTYDSILCKMSVAHCDNDLLVLAARDDFSLGLVKGQKLGKIIENAIKTVNDDKPLSVNFVKQDDIPSLESTINAGKKAARQAKTEVVTPTGLNGEFTFANFVVGDCNRFAHASAVSVAAKPGQKQRNPFFLWGNSGLGKTHLMKAIGNAVIEQHPEKKVIYTTCEAFTNAFIACIQNKNYTEFRNKYRTVDVLLIDDIQFLIGKDSVQTEFFNTFEALIESGKQIVITCDKAPANLTELNSRLTSRFQDGIMFDVQPPDFETRKAIFLSKLENENFTLSDEIVNYVCENVTTNIRQLNGAFNTISSYVTLANGDLSLDDIRKIVDPLVTGNKKYLTPDIVINAVANYYDLTPDKLTSKLRSAEISTARNVAMFICRDYLELKYEKIGQIFGGRKHTTVMHGCDNVDEDKDLKKQADEIYKLIT, from the coding sequence ATGGAGAGTTCTGTTTGGAACAAGGCGCTCAGTCTTCTTAAGTATGATCCGAATATAGATTCAGTCACTTATGATTCCATCCTCTGCAAGATGAGCGTTGCTCACTGCGACAATGACTTGCTTGTTTTAGCTGCAAGAGATGACTTTTCGCTTGGCCTTGTTAAAGGACAGAAGCTTGGAAAGATCATTGAGAACGCGATCAAGACCGTAAATGACGATAAGCCTTTATCGGTAAATTTCGTTAAGCAGGATGACATTCCTTCCCTTGAATCCACTATAAATGCCGGCAAGAAGGCTGCAAGACAGGCTAAGACTGAGGTCGTAACTCCGACAGGTCTTAACGGCGAGTTTACTTTCGCGAACTTCGTCGTAGGCGACTGTAACCGTTTTGCACATGCTTCGGCTGTATCCGTTGCTGCAAAGCCCGGCCAGAAGCAGAGAAACCCTTTCTTCCTCTGGGGCAATTCAGGACTCGGAAAGACCCACTTGATGAAGGCCATCGGCAATGCCGTTATCGAGCAGCATCCCGAGAAGAAAGTTATCTACACTACATGCGAAGCCTTTACAAATGCTTTTATCGCATGCATCCAGAACAAGAATTACACGGAATTCCGTAATAAATACAGAACAGTAGATGTCCTCCTTATCGATGACATCCAGTTCCTTATCGGCAAGGACAGTGTCCAGACCGAGTTCTTTAATACTTTTGAGGCTTTGATCGAATCAGGCAAGCAGATCGTCATTACATGCGATAAGGCACCTGCTAACCTTACAGAGCTCAACAGCAGACTTACTTCCCGTTTCCAGGACGGTATCATGTTCGATGTCCAGCCGCCGGATTTTGAGACCCGTAAGGCTATTTTCTTAAGCAAGCTCGAAAATGAGAACTTTACCCTGTCCGACGAGATAGTAAATTACGTCTGCGAAAACGTAACTACTAATATCAGACAGCTTAACGGCGCATTTAATACTATTTCTTCTTATGTAACCCTTGCCAACGGTGATCTTTCCCTGGATGACATCAGAAAGATCGTTGACCCTCTGGTAACAGGAAATAAGAAGTATCTGACACCTGATATCGTTATCAATGCAGTTGCAAATTATTATGATCTGACACCTGATAAGCTCACTTCAAAGCTCAGAAGTGCCGAGATCTCTACTGCCCGTAATGTCGCTATGTTTATCTGCCGCGATTATCTTGAACTCAAATATGAGAAAATCGGCCAGATCTTCGGCGGCCGTAAACATACCACTGTCATGCACGGCTGTGACAACGTAGATGAGGACAAAGACCTCAAAAAGCAGGCTGATGAAATATATAAGCTCATTACCTGA